The following proteins are co-located in the Acidimicrobiales bacterium genome:
- a CDS encoding amidohydrolase family protein → MTRVISTDTHIVEPPDIYEDGMPAAVRDRAPNMRRYETEDGRPADAWFLGDEQVVTLGSVTQAGRRFGDKSELDFVSVWEDVREGAYQPDAMLEDLELDGVWGALAQPSQGLFWYHLDDSELLSGICLAYNNWIAEFSAKQPERLLGVAMLNVDDPREAAKEIERCSDLGLRAAFIPVAPTPGQPYRDPIYDPFWDAAQQTGTVLMMHIATQRANVPACEITTDFSTYTPAGLRPTQDYWVRYAMTDMIFAGVLERYPGLRIVSTENEGSWAPHWLRQMDYTYTDRPVYANYKSAEGFLPSDYFRRNMFIIFQEDPAVLKLRYEIGIDNLMWGNDYPHSESTWPKSMEFLDEMFEDVPDQERQQILDDNAVRVFGFPEE, encoded by the coding sequence ACCGGGCACCCAACATGAGACGCTACGAGACCGAGGACGGCCGTCCAGCCGACGCCTGGTTTCTAGGAGACGAGCAGGTCGTGACCCTCGGCTCGGTCACTCAGGCAGGCCGCCGATTCGGCGACAAGTCAGAACTCGACTTCGTCAGCGTCTGGGAAGACGTCCGCGAAGGTGCCTACCAGCCCGACGCGATGCTCGAAGATCTCGAGCTCGATGGCGTGTGGGGCGCGCTCGCACAGCCCAGCCAGGGCCTGTTCTGGTACCACCTCGACGACAGCGAGCTGCTGAGCGGAATCTGCCTCGCGTACAACAACTGGATCGCCGAGTTCTCCGCCAAGCAGCCCGAACGGCTTCTCGGCGTGGCGATGCTGAATGTCGACGACCCGCGCGAAGCCGCGAAGGAGATCGAGCGCTGCAGCGACCTCGGCCTCCGCGCCGCGTTCATCCCCGTCGCGCCGACCCCCGGACAGCCTTACCGCGACCCCATCTACGACCCGTTCTGGGACGCAGCTCAACAGACCGGCACCGTGTTGATGATGCACATCGCCACCCAGCGAGCAAACGTGCCCGCCTGCGAGATCACCACCGACTTCAGCACCTACACACCAGCCGGGCTCCGACCCACCCAGGACTACTGGGTCCGGTACGCCATGACCGACATGATCTTCGCAGGCGTACTGGAACGCTACCCGGGCCTTCGGATCGTCTCGACCGAGAACGAAGGTTCCTGGGCGCCTCACTGGCTGCGCCAGATGGACTACACCTACACCGACCGGCCCGTCTACGCGAACTACAAGTCCGCCGAGGGATTCCTTCCCAGCGACTACTTCCGGCGCAACATGTTCATCATCTTCCAAGAGGACCCAGCAGTTCTCAAGCTCCGCTACGAGATCGGGATCGACAACCTCATGTGGGGCAACGACTACCCCCACTCCGAGTCGACCTGGCCCAAGTCGATGGAGTTCCTCGACGAGATGTTCGAGGACGTCCCCGACCAGGAGCGACAGCAAATCCTCGACGACAACGCCGTCAGGGTCTTCGGATTCCCCGAAGAGTAG